One genomic segment of Clostridium estertheticum subsp. estertheticum includes these proteins:
- a CDS encoding LemA family protein — translation MTKSNKTLLIIGAIVVVLVLSVIGSYNGMVKSRVNVTTQQSNIDTVLQRRADLIPNIVSTVKAYAKHETDIFTSISTSRATMMGAGTTKDKLNADTKLTAGLGKLMAVAEAYPDLKANTQFTALTTELEGSENRVSVARKNYNDAVGSYNTKIGTFPNNIMAGMFGFKQAELFKATAGANVVPKVTF, via the coding sequence ATGACAAAATCAAACAAAACATTACTAATAATAGGCGCAATAGTTGTAGTATTAGTATTATCCGTAATAGGTTCATATAATGGAATGGTAAAATCAAGAGTTAATGTAACAACGCAGCAAAGTAACATTGATACTGTATTGCAAAGAAGAGCAGATTTAATACCGAATATAGTAAGTACTGTTAAAGCATATGCAAAGCATGAAACTGACATATTTACAAGTATTTCAACTTCAAGAGCAACAATGATGGGTGCAGGAACTACTAAAGACAAGTTAAATGCAGATACTAAGTTAACGGCTGGGTTAGGAAAATTAATGGCTGTAGCAGAAGCTTACCCAGATTTAAAAGCAAATACACAGTTTACAGCATTAACTACTGAATTAGAAGGTTCAGAAAATAGAGTTTCTGTAGCAAGAAAGAATTATAATGATGCAGTAGGAAGTTATAATACTAAAATAGGCACATTTCCAAATAATATAATGGCAGGTATGTTTGGATTTAAACAAGCAGAGTTATTTAAAGCAACAGCAGGTGCTAATGTAGTACCTAAAGTAACATTCTAA
- a CDS encoding LysR family transcriptional regulator, whose amino-acid sequence MDIRLQTFITVTKIKSFTKASEILNITQPAVSQHIKFLEEYYGVIFIKKCGKSINLTVEGKILYKYAIELNSIYRNLEAEFRNKDNINKTYYIGASMTIGGYILPYILADYRNCYKNIDILLQVNNTEEIIKKLLNRTIDLALIEGNFDREKFKYIKYKDDELVLAVSHLHEFAKYKNITLDKVLKGKLILREKGSGTREIFENDLLEMGYDLKDFKPYMELGSITAIKSLVEANLGYSIISKETLKKEVESGIIKIIPIKGLRIFREFNFVYIKDSDEEFVKTFIGFCLK is encoded by the coding sequence ATGGACATAAGGTTACAAACATTTATAACTGTGACAAAAATAAAAAGTTTTACAAAAGCTAGTGAAATATTGAACATAACCCAACCGGCAGTATCTCAGCACATAAAATTTCTTGAGGAATATTATGGCGTAATTTTTATAAAGAAATGTGGAAAAAGTATAAACTTAACTGTGGAAGGTAAAATTCTTTATAAGTATGCCATTGAATTGAATAGTATTTATAGAAACTTAGAGGCTGAATTTAGAAATAAAGATAATATTAATAAAACTTATTATATAGGTGCATCCATGACAATCGGAGGATATATACTTCCTTATATCCTGGCTGACTATAGAAATTGTTATAAAAACATAGATATACTTTTACAAGTTAACAATACAGAAGAAATAATTAAAAAATTGTTAAACAGGACCATAGATTTAGCCCTAATAGAGGGAAACTTTGATAGAGAAAAATTTAAATATATAAAATACAAAGATGATGAATTGGTGCTTGCAGTATCACATTTACATGAGTTTGCTAAATATAAAAATATAACTTTAGATAAAGTTTTAAAAGGAAAGTTAATATTAAGAGAAAAGGGTTCGGGGACTAGGGAGATTTTTGAAAATGACCTTTTAGAAATGGGCTATGATTTGAAAGATTTTAAACCATATATGGAATTAGGTAGCATAACGGCTATAAAGTCTCTTGTGGAAGCAAATTTAGGGTATTCTATAATATCAAAAGAAACATTAAAAAAAGAAGTGGAGTCAGGTATTATAAAAATAATTCCTATTAAAGGACTTAGGATATTTAGAGAATTTAATTTTGTATATATAAAAGACAGTGATGAAGAGTTTGTTAAGACTTTTATAGGCTTTTGTTTAAAATAA
- a CDS encoding YeiH family protein — translation MNWIKNNFLGMALSILLALAAWKLGNLVPIVGGPVFGIVLGIIINNTIGKPKVTLPGIMFTSKKILTWAIVVLGAGLSLTQVLKTGLSSFSVTIFTLAASFITAFAVGKLLGIPYKLKALIGVGTAICGGSAIAAISPIIEADDMEISYSISTIFLFNIIAVLIFPPIGHLLRFSDKAFGLWAGTAINDTSSVVAAGYAYSNVAGAYATIVKLTRTTMIIPISLIFAFVTAYKKKKESKQDSKVNYSFRKIFPWFIIWFLVASLLNTLGIFKGDSLTYINTTGRFMIVTAMSAIGLNTDLKKMVSNGVRPILLGLIVWFSVANVSILVQFVTGQI, via the coding sequence ATGAATTGGATTAAAAATAATTTTTTAGGAATGGCTCTATCAATATTATTGGCACTTGCCGCATGGAAATTAGGTAATTTAGTTCCTATTGTAGGCGGACCTGTTTTTGGCATTGTATTAGGAATAATTATAAACAACACCATTGGTAAACCTAAAGTTACTCTACCAGGTATTATGTTTACATCAAAAAAGATACTTACCTGGGCAATTGTAGTATTAGGTGCAGGCTTAAGTCTTACACAGGTATTAAAAACTGGTTTAAGCTCTTTTTCAGTAACTATATTTACTCTTGCAGCATCATTTATAACCGCATTTGCTGTAGGTAAGCTACTTGGAATACCATATAAACTAAAAGCCTTAATTGGAGTTGGTACTGCAATATGTGGTGGTTCTGCCATAGCTGCAATCTCACCCATTATTGAAGCAGATGATATGGAAATCTCATATTCTATCTCTACCATATTTTTATTTAACATCATAGCTGTTTTAATATTTCCTCCTATTGGACATCTATTAAGGTTTTCAGATAAAGCCTTCGGGCTTTGGGCAGGTACAGCTATAAATGATACGTCTTCCGTAGTTGCTGCTGGATATGCATATAGTAACGTAGCAGGAGCCTATGCTACTATTGTTAAGCTCACAAGAACTACTATGATTATACCGATATCTCTTATTTTTGCTTTTGTTACTGCGTATAAAAAGAAAAAAGAATCCAAACAAGATTCAAAGGTGAATTATAGTTTTAGAAAAATATTTCCTTGGTTTATTATATGGTTTTTAGTTGCTTCTCTTTTAAACACTCTTGGAATATTTAAGGGAGATAGCTTAACCTACATAAATACTACTGGGAGATTTATGATAGTAACGGCAATGTCTGCAATTGGACTAAATACAGATCTTAAGAAAATGGTTAGTAATGGAGTAAGACCAATTTTACTAGGTCTTATTGTATGGTTTTCAGTAGCTAACGTGAGTATTTTGGTACAATTTGTTACTGGGCAGATCTAA
- a CDS encoding DUF692 family multinuclear iron-containing protein, with protein MYIGCNWSKSLKFLLEKESVSVDYIKSGAYGTFNEQFSIMRSMRPVLLHGLGYFERAGMENIEIIDFNSANNLIKKCNSPHYGIHLAIKNSDMYPGMTDENIYERMSKQIQIFKSKLTVPLLLENIADTPKEHLITIDHYPYIMPEQISRLLTDNDVSFLLDLTHAKITAQYRGWNIHDYIRALPLNRVAEIHINGSGYDKNGFPEDTHQAMKNEDYKLLEWVLNYTNPNIVSLEYNGVESENEETVTCSLEKQLKEVQNICNSTKKEFNK; from the coding sequence ATGTATATCGGGTGTAATTGGTCAAAATCTTTGAAATTTCTTCTTGAAAAGGAATCTGTTAGTGTAGATTATATTAAGTCAGGTGCATATGGAACATTTAATGAACAGTTTTCAATTATGCGTTCAATGCGACCAGTTCTACTCCATGGTCTAGGATATTTTGAGCGCGCGGGAATGGAAAATATAGAAATCATAGATTTTAATTCTGCAAATAATCTTATAAAAAAGTGCAATTCTCCGCATTATGGTATTCATCTTGCAATTAAAAATTCAGATATGTATCCTGGTATGACTGATGAAAATATATATGAACGTATGTCTAAACAGATTCAGATTTTTAAAAGCAAATTAACAGTTCCATTATTACTTGAAAATATTGCTGATACGCCGAAAGAACATTTAATAACGATTGATCATTACCCTTATATTATGCCAGAACAAATTAGTCGATTGTTAACAGATAATGATGTATCATTTTTGCTTGATCTTACCCACGCAAAGATTACTGCACAATATCGTGGCTGGAATATTCATGATTACATTCGAGCATTACCACTTAATCGTGTTGCAGAAATTCATATAAATGGTTCTGGTTATGATAAAAATGGTTTTCCGGAAGATACACATCAAGCTATGAAAAATGAAGATTACAAATTGTTAGAATGGGTTTTAAATTATACAAATCCCAATATAGTTTCATTGGAATACAATGGAGTAGAGTCAGAAAATGAAGAGACAGTTACTTGTTCTTTAGAAAAACAACTAAAGGAAGTTCAAAATATATGTAATTCAACAAAAAAGGAATTCAATAAATGA
- a CDS encoding DUF3137 domain-containing protein, with the protein MGLFGPSKKEVWEQLSREINADYIERGFFKRGMVEARVDNWIILFDTYSSGSGNNSRTYTRIRAPFKTFDSFYFKIYRKGLFSDLGKLLGMQDVSVGYSEFDENFIIKGTNSERLTQLFSNEKIRNLLELQSSIHLEVKDDDGFFASDFPSNVDELYFVVNGVIRDIERLKALYELFAEVLKELCVMSIASSEQVDVNLK; encoded by the coding sequence ATGGGATTATTTGGACCAAGTAAAAAAGAAGTTTGGGAACAACTATCTAGGGAGATTAATGCAGATTATATAGAGAGAGGTTTCTTTAAAAGAGGTATGGTAGAGGCACGTGTGGATAATTGGATTATTTTATTTGATACATATTCTTCTGGTAGTGGCAACAATTCTAGAACATATACACGAATAAGGGCCCCTTTTAAAACTTTTGATAGCTTTTATTTTAAAATTTATAGAAAAGGACTTTTTAGTGATTTAGGCAAACTTTTAGGCATGCAGGATGTTAGTGTTGGGTATAGTGAATTTGATGAGAACTTTATAATAAAGGGTACTAACAGTGAAAGACTAACTCAACTATTTTCAAATGAAAAAATAAGAAATTTATTAGAACTACAAAGCTCAATACACTTAGAAGTTAAAGATGATGACGGTTTTTTTGCTAGTGACTTTCCAAGCAATGTAGATGAATTATATTTTGTGGTAAATGGTGTAATTAGAGATATTGAACGACTTAAAGCGCTTTACGAGTTATTTGCAGAAGTACTAAAAGAACTTTGTGTTATGAGTATCGCTAGTAGTGAACAGGTGGATGTTAATCTGAAATAG
- a CDS encoding DUF5316 family protein: MCVSIVLGKVLNNWVLSIKICGSIALVCFGLAGTLNGSSIGKTRFRSASSIDKKDDKVVRSKITNFAMVIGLSNTILAVTIFFLIK, from the coding sequence ATGTGTGTTAGTATTGTTTTAGGTAAAGTCCTAAACAATTGGGTATTATCTATTAAAATCTGTGGAAGTATAGCTTTAGTATGCTTCGGTTTAGCCGGAACATTAAATGGTAGCTCTATTGGCAAAACTAGGTTTAGATCAGCTAGTTCTATTGATAAAAAAGACGATAAAGTAGTAAGGAGTAAAATCACTAATTTCGCGATGGTTATAGGATTAAGTAATACTATTTTGGCTGTTACTATTTTTTTCTTAATAAAATAG
- a CDS encoding MBL fold metallo-hydrolase: MLNFIGMGSAFNTEIGNTSAFVKKNDSLVLIDCGGTVFHKLQELSMFDELKNLYIVITHTHPDHVGSLGDVIFYSYYILKHKPTIFFPQKELIEKFLTSIGVSAEMYNLNCNNVEDINDMQLGDFSIDFMPVSHVDTIPAYGFIMKLNGSVFYYSGDANGISNTIVDMLKNGQICRIYQDTCGLDYEENAHLSLRKLCDTIPQEFRNKVYCMHLDKNITAEDIKHNGFNVVDIYK, translated from the coding sequence ATGCTTAATTTTATTGGAATGGGAAGTGCTTTTAATACAGAGATTGGCAATACAAGTGCATTTGTAAAGAAAAATGACAGCTTAGTTCTTATTGATTGTGGAGGAACAGTTTTTCATAAGTTGCAAGAATTAAGCATGTTTGATGAACTTAAAAATTTGTATATTGTTATAACTCATACACATCCTGATCATGTTGGGAGTCTTGGAGACGTTATATTTTATTCGTATTATATTTTAAAACATAAACCAACTATTTTTTTTCCACAAAAGGAACTAATAGAAAAGTTTTTAACTAGCATAGGGGTAAGTGCTGAAATGTACAACCTTAATTGTAATAATGTAGAAGATATAAATGATATGCAGCTTGGAGATTTTAGTATAGATTTTATGCCTGTTTCTCATGTTGATACAATACCGGCATATGGATTTATAATGAAATTAAATGGAAGCGTGTTTTATTATAGTGGTGATGCTAATGGTATAAGTAATACAATAGTAGATATGCTGAAAAACGGACAGATTTGTAGAATTTATCAAGATACATGTGGATTAGATTATGAGGAAAATGCTCACTTATCACTAAGAAAACTTTGTGATACAATTCCCCAGGAATTCAGAAATAAGGTTTATTGTATGCATCTTGATAAAAATATAACAGCTGAAGATATAAAGCATAATGGATTTAATGTTGTAGACATATATAAATAG
- a CDS encoding NAD/NADP-dependent octopine/nopaline dehydrogenase family protein, with translation MNICILGGGNIGTLLMGDIGRNKNISVRLLTSRPDDWNHIIEVCDNDGTIKHTGRIDIISSNPEEIIKDADIIISTLPSYIFSKTLQRIKPFLRKGVWIGMMPGNGGGEFYCDELIENGCTIFGFQRVYGIARLKEYGKSVYDLGKKEELFIGAIPASNTSKVCNALESILSMKCNPLENFLQVSLTPANPILHTARLYGIFHDYKEGVYFKNMIQFYNEWTDECSEMLIATDEEVQNLCLKLGTIDFKKVGFIKEYFGADSTQQMTKQISGKPALKNIESPLIKTEKGYIPDFNSRYFLEDFPYGLCIIKSFCELVEVKTPFIDKILMWFESFFGVEYYVYGKFIGKDLKGLPLPQNFGIKSIEDVFAYYK, from the coding sequence ATGAATATATGTATTTTAGGTGGTGGTAATATAGGTACACTTTTAATGGGCGACATCGGAAGAAACAAGAATATTTCTGTAAGGCTATTGACTTCCAGACCAGATGATTGGAACCATATTATTGAGGTTTGTGATAATGATGGCACAATTAAACACACAGGGAGAATAGATATTATATCTAGTAACCCAGAGGAAATAATAAAAGATGCTGACATCATTATATCCACACTTCCATCTTATATATTTAGCAAAACGCTTCAAAGAATAAAGCCTTTTCTTAGAAAGGGAGTTTGGATTGGCATGATGCCAGGTAATGGTGGTGGAGAATTCTATTGCGACGAACTTATTGAAAACGGCTGTACAATATTCGGATTTCAGAGAGTTTATGGCATAGCTAGATTAAAGGAGTACGGAAAATCTGTATATGACCTAGGTAAAAAAGAAGAACTTTTTATAGGAGCTATTCCTGCTAGTAATACATCAAAAGTATGCAATGCATTAGAGTCCATACTTAGCATGAAGTGCAATCCACTAGAAAATTTTCTGCAAGTTTCACTTACACCAGCTAATCCAATTCTTCATACTGCAAGACTTTATGGAATCTTTCACGATTATAAAGAAGGAGTATATTTTAAAAATATGATTCAATTTTATAACGAGTGGACGGATGAATGTTCAGAAATGTTAATAGCTACTGATGAAGAGGTTCAGAACTTATGCCTAAAGCTCGGGACTATTGATTTTAAGAAAGTCGGTTTTATAAAAGAATATTTTGGAGCAGATTCCACTCAGCAAATGACAAAGCAAATTAGTGGTAAGCCTGCGCTTAAGAATATAGAGTCTCCACTTATAAAAACAGAGAAGGGGTATATTCCAGATTTTAATTCAAGATACTTTCTAGAAGATTTTCCATATGGACTATGCATTATTAAGAGCTTTTGCGAATTGGTGGAAGTTAAAACTCCCTTTATTGATAAAATTCTTATGTGGTTTGAAAGCTTTTTCGGGGTTGAATATTATGTATATGGTAAATTTATAGGAAAAGATTTAAAAGGTCTTCCACTTCCACAAAATTTCGGGATAAAATCAATAGAAGATGTATTTGCATATTACAAGTAA
- a CDS encoding PilZ domain-containing protein, whose protein sequence is METRGIRKYSRIECKTPICTQISIVKFNNKIVTTGKGNICVENISSGGLKFLSSLNLPVSDIMIIEFKLIVEEECTAFYGYIVRKEEVDGGIYRYGVKFINKAGDDDHEQFMIRLNELNKNGTLENSDKCSYDVDCIRKCTVNVDRRTYKRYKLNNNFVAKMKVHKISNKSGISQWVTIRIDNISHDGIQFITDINLVIDENTILEFSIVIANTKIYAKGYMSWREKIEENKYIYGVKLDITDSEKEKIVKVLEHVVDFSSEKGLLTRECFGQKFNYARPKNHNFERLI, encoded by the coding sequence ATGGAAACAAGAGGCATTAGAAAATATTCTAGAATTGAATGTAAGACACCAATTTGTACACAAATTTCTATTGTTAAATTTAATAATAAAATTGTCACTACAGGAAAAGGAAATATCTGTGTAGAAAATATCAGCTCTGGTGGACTCAAGTTTCTTTCTAGCTTAAATCTGCCAGTAAGTGATATTATGATTATTGAGTTTAAGTTGATAGTTGAAGAGGAGTGTACTGCTTTTTATGGTTATATTGTGAGGAAAGAAGAAGTCGATGGTGGCATATATAGATATGGAGTTAAGTTTATTAATAAGGCTGGCGATGATGACCATGAACAGTTTATGATAAGGCTTAATGAATTAAATAAAAATGGAACTTTAGAGAATTCGGATAAGTGTTCATATGATGTAGATTGTATTAGAAAATGTACGGTGAATGTTGATAGAAGAACATATAAAAGATATAAACTTAATAATAATTTTGTTGCGAAAATGAAAGTGCACAAAATAAGTAATAAATCGGGCATTTCCCAGTGGGTCACTATACGAATAGATAATATCTCACATGATGGTATTCAATTTATTACTGATATTAATTTAGTAATAGATGAGAATACAATCTTAGAATTTAGTATAGTTATTGCTAATACAAAAATTTATGCAAAAGGTTATATGTCGTGGAGAGAAAAAATTGAAGAAAATAAATATATATATGGAGTGAAATTAGATATTACTGATTCAGAAAAAGAAAAGATAGTTAAAGTTTTAGAGCATGTAGTGGATTTTTCTTCAGAAAAGGGATTACTTACGCGTGAATGTTTTGGACAAAAGTTTAATTATGCTAGGCCTAAAAATCATAATTTTGAGAGACTTATATAA
- a CDS encoding cupin domain-containing protein — protein sequence MNTKFFKNIEVAKALGLKEEVLYVENQVVSKTLTQTNNVSITLFAFDKGEEISTHSAPGDALVYVTEGQVTITIGNNDPVIVNEGEIILMPANTPHGLVANERFKMMLVIVNG from the coding sequence ATGAACACTAAGTTTTTCAAGAATATAGAGGTTGCAAAGGCATTAGGACTAAAAGAAGAGGTATTATATGTAGAAAATCAAGTTGTGAGTAAAACCTTAACACAAACTAATAACGTTAGCATAACGCTATTTGCTTTTGACAAGGGTGAAGAAATAAGTACACATTCAGCACCGGGGGACGCATTAGTATATGTAACAGAGGGACAAGTTACAATAACAATAGGAAATAATGATCCGGTTATTGTTAATGAAGGCGAAATAATATTAATGCCAGCAAATACACCTCATGGACTCGTGGCTAATGAGAGATTTAAAATGATGTTAGTTATAGTAAATGGTTAA
- a CDS encoding GNAT family N-acetyltransferase: MLDIKKGVKSFYVGDNEEKPLAKMEFLYSGDAITIDHTFVSDELRGQNVARQLLEKIVSLARETNKKIIPICPYAKAELNKNDKYLDVLMVK, encoded by the coding sequence TTGTTAGATATAAAAAAAGGAGTAAAGAGTTTTTATGTGGGTGATAATGAAGAAAAACCACTCGCTAAGATGGAGTTTTTATATAGTGGAGATGCAATAACTATCGATCATACTTTTGTATCTGATGAGTTAAGAGGCCAAAATGTAGCTAGACAATTGTTAGAAAAGATTGTTAGTTTAGCGAGAGAAACAAATAAAAAAATAATTCCTATCTGTCCTTACGCTAAAGCTGAATTGAATAAAAATGACAAGTATTTAGATGTATTAATGGTTAAATAA
- the tlp gene encoding small acid-soluble spore protein Tlp, which produces MKNKPDDRRDNVDKIQENISNTIENFNLTQDTIEITDNDKEKKTLEQKNERREDAIDGMRSEIRDEAIDKKNGYR; this is translated from the coding sequence ATGAAAAACAAACCAGATGATAGAAGAGATAATGTAGATAAAATCCAAGAGAATATTAGTAATACTATTGAAAACTTTAATCTTACGCAGGACACTATTGAAATAACAGATAATGATAAAGAGAAGAAAACACTAGAACAAAAGAATGAGAGAAGAGAAGACGCAATTGATGGTATGAGATCAGAAATTAGAGATGAGGCAATAGATAAAAAGAACGGATATAGATAA
- a CDS encoding sigma-54-dependent Fis family transcriptional regulator: MSGYMEFISKAWEEFVKQGNMNNEVRLEIADSWKRCKGYGVDFMDGRGNDVYAVSVESKIKENAELVSVARPIMEDIHNIIAGSGFALFLSDRDGYILDIIGESNIIQKANELNFVKGALWTERAVGTNAIGTAIHLDKPIQTIGAEHYGVNQHSWTCSSAPIHDEEGNIIGCINMAGICRDAHLHTLGIVTAAAESIKKQLALIISYDLLNITFDSIVEGMIVIDENFNIKRINDRAENILGITQNEIFKMNIKETLKDLNFDHMISSSRQAYNNIECDFHIRNKRIKCIINAVAMKVNHKFMGSVITFRETEYVHKLVNKVVGYKATYKFDDIISDNEKMKSLIEFAKKAAKSDCNILIEGPSGTGKELVAQSIHNYSKRQQGPFVAINCASIPRELVESELFGYDRGAFTGAIKEGHPGKFELADGGTIFLDEVGELPLDIQSKLLRVLDNNKIVRVGGTYEKELNVRIICATNKRLKEEVKKKTFRADLYYRLNVMNIKTIPLVERKEDIGVLAKYFIDMLNMKNNDKIKVMNKNYITNLMEYEWPGNVRELRNVIERDYYSSEDNIIGIESSDIVEINKCIGKTKDKEIRDIDIIPIDILEKESIIRSLKFCQGNLVKAAKMLKISRSTMYRKIKKYNINNV; the protein is encoded by the coding sequence ATGTCGGGATATATGGAATTTATTTCTAAGGCTTGGGAAGAATTTGTGAAGCAAGGGAATATGAATAATGAGGTAAGATTAGAAATAGCAGACTCCTGGAAAAGATGCAAGGGGTATGGTGTAGATTTTATGGATGGTCGTGGTAATGATGTTTATGCGGTATCTGTAGAATCTAAAATCAAAGAAAATGCGGAACTTGTTTCTGTAGCCCGTCCTATAATGGAGGATATACATAACATTATAGCAGGCTCTGGATTTGCTTTGTTCTTATCAGATAGGGATGGGTATATACTTGATATTATTGGAGAAAGCAATATTATACAAAAGGCAAATGAGTTGAATTTTGTAAAAGGAGCTCTGTGGACAGAAAGGGCAGTGGGCACTAATGCTATAGGAACAGCGATCCACTTAGATAAACCTATACAGACAATAGGGGCTGAACATTATGGTGTAAACCAACATTCTTGGACATGCTCTTCAGCGCCTATTCATGATGAAGAGGGAAATATAATAGGGTGTATAAATATGGCAGGTATTTGTCGTGATGCACATTTACATACATTGGGAATTGTTACGGCAGCTGCGGAGTCCATAAAAAAGCAGCTAGCACTTATTATTTCTTATGATTTATTAAACATAACTTTTGATTCAATAGTGGAGGGTATGATTGTTATTGATGAAAATTTTAATATCAAAAGGATAAATGACAGGGCTGAAAATATTTTAGGAATAACACAAAATGAGATATTTAAAATGAACATAAAAGAAACACTAAAAGATCTAAATTTTGATCATATGATATCGAGTTCTAGGCAAGCTTATAATAATATAGAATGCGATTTTCATATAAGAAATAAGAGAATAAAATGTATAATAAATGCGGTTGCTATGAAAGTTAATCATAAATTTATGGGCAGCGTTATAACTTTTAGAGAAACTGAGTATGTACATAAGTTGGTTAATAAAGTGGTGGGATATAAAGCAACCTATAAATTTGATGATATTATAAGTGATAATGAAAAAATGAAAAGTTTAATAGAATTTGCAAAGAAAGCTGCAAAAAGTGATTGTAATATACTAATTGAAGGTCCAAGTGGTACAGGTAAAGAGCTAGTGGCCCAATCAATTCATAATTATAGTAAAAGGCAACAGGGACCTTTTGTGGCTATAAATTGCGCATCTATACCAAGAGAATTGGTAGAAAGTGAACTTTTCGGGTATGATAGGGGCGCATTTACAGGAGCGATTAAAGAGGGACACCCTGGAAAATTTGAACTTGCAGATGGAGGAACTATTTTTTTAGATGAAGTAGGAGAACTTCCTTTAGATATTCAATCTAAACTATTAAGGGTACTTGATAACAATAAGATTGTTAGAGTCGGTGGAACATATGAGAAGGAGTTAAATGTTAGAATTATATGTGCAACTAATAAGAGGCTAAAGGAAGAGGTAAAAAAGAAAACTTTTAGAGCGGATCTTTATTATAGGTTAAATGTAATGAACATAAAAACTATTCCACTTGTAGAAAGAAAAGAGGACATAGGAGTACTTGCAAAATATTTCATAGACATGCTAAATATGAAAAATAATGATAAAATCAAAGTCATGAATAAAAATTACATCACAAATCTTATGGAATATGAATGGCCAGGTAATGTGAGAGAGCTTAGGAATGTTATAGAAAGAGATTATTATTCAAGCGAAGATAATATAATTGGAATAGAGTCTTCAGATATAGTAGAAATAAATAAATGTATAGGAAAAACTAAAGATAAAGAAATTAGAGATATAGACATTATACCTATAGATATTTTAGAGAAAGAGAGTATAATAAGGTCTCTTAAATTTTGTCAGGGGAACCTAGTAAAAGCAGCTAAAATGTTGAAAATAAGTAGATCTACTATGTACAGAAAAATTAAAAAATATAATATTAACAATGTTTAA